A genomic region of bacterium contains the following coding sequences:
- a CDS encoding DUF4177 domain-containing protein codes for MADLEYKVVETSSVTDDDLQRIINETVKQGWTLENIQFAMREASKRPSMAFVIFTRLEEHASS; via the coding sequence GTGGCTGACCTCGAGTACAAAGTCGTCGAGACTTCGTCGGTGACCGACGACGACCTGCAGCGAATCATCAATGAAACGGTCAAGCAGGGGTGGACGCTCGAGAACATCCAGTTCGCGATGCGCGAAGCGTCGAAGCGTCCTTCGATGGCGTTCGTGATTTTCACGCGCCTCGAAGAGCATGCCTCTTCCTGA